The Bacteroidales bacterium genome has a window encoding:
- a CDS encoding Na/Pi cotransporter family protein → MIRQFRNISLCSTILLLVPLTVQSNDGGLSSGHGIISLVSGLIAGLGLFLMGIKMMSDSMTRSTGDQIRNLLARLTHNRMTAFLTGIITTMVFQSSTATSVMLISFVNSRLMKFANTVGVILGAAIGATVTIQLIAFRLTDYSLTIVAVGFVLYIISSKPAFRSISLMILGFGILFMGLDMMSGSIEPLKQSPFFTRVLSEMENPILGLLAGALITALIQSTSAFMGILIVLGNQGLLSLDASIPLLLGSNIGTSVTAFIAAAGGSGEAKQVALAHTLFKVLGTLFIIAFIPWYAHLIEKITISDLPAREIANSHTVFNVAVAFIFLPFTNLLAQLVTRLMPAKVDKHKTPSSWYIEDDLLRSPSLALSLARQEILRMMEIAQRMTEEIIIPFMERKAIITARIKEREKELNYLRDAINKYLVKIIRQNISSAEIQEAYEMMYAVDEFEQIGDVISVNLVDKAEKWCNNNYHFSEAGRLEILDFHQKTMKLLYQAYSTFSERNKSEAVRGAKRSKSSYSTFRKEYFELEKQHYNRLKMEIEESVESSRTHMEIIGSLKVIGSHATNIARIILKENHDTGQSPDRTQLEGSAER, encoded by the coding sequence GTGATTCGTCAATTCCGGAATATAAGTTTGTGTAGCACCATATTGCTGCTGGTACCATTGACGGTTCAGTCGAATGACGGAGGACTGTCATCAGGGCATGGCATCATTTCACTTGTGTCGGGATTGATTGCAGGACTGGGACTTTTCCTGATGGGTATCAAAATGATGAGCGACAGCATGACACGGTCAACCGGTGACCAAATCCGAAACCTGCTGGCCCGGTTAACCCATAACCGGATGACTGCATTCCTGACCGGTATCATAACCACAATGGTCTTTCAAAGCAGCACAGCCACCAGTGTGATGCTGATCAGCTTCGTAAATTCACGCCTCATGAAGTTCGCCAACACGGTTGGCGTTATCCTTGGCGCCGCCATAGGTGCCACTGTCACTATTCAGCTCATCGCCTTCCGGCTCACTGATTATTCTCTCACTATCGTGGCTGTCGGGTTTGTCCTGTATATCATTTCATCAAAGCCGGCCTTCCGCAGCATAAGCCTGATGATCCTGGGATTCGGCATCCTGTTTATGGGGCTTGACATGATGTCGGGAAGTATTGAACCGTTGAAACAATCTCCATTCTTCACCCGGGTTCTTTCAGAAATGGAAAATCCAATCCTGGGGTTGCTTGCAGGAGCTTTAATAACTGCACTCATTCAGAGCACAAGTGCATTCATGGGTATACTGATTGTTCTCGGGAACCAGGGACTACTATCGCTTGATGCATCCATTCCCCTGTTGCTCGGATCAAATATCGGTACTTCGGTCACTGCTTTTATTGCTGCAGCCGGAGGCTCGGGAGAAGCTAAACAGGTAGCGCTTGCACATACCCTTTTTAAAGTATTGGGTACATTATTTATAATCGCCTTTATACCCTGGTATGCTCATCTTATTGAAAAGATCACGATCAGCGACTTACCGGCACGTGAGATTGCCAATTCCCATACTGTTTTCAACGTAGCAGTAGCGTTTATTTTCCTTCCGTTCACCAATTTGCTTGCCCAACTAGTTACCCGGCTGATGCCTGCAAAAGTGGACAAGCATAAAACGCCTTCTTCATGGTATATCGAGGATGATTTGCTTCGTTCACCTTCCCTGGCACTGAGCCTTGCAAGGCAGGAAATTCTGCGCATGATGGAAATTGCTCAGCGGATGACCGAAGAGATCATTATTCCGTTTATGGAACGTAAGGCTATTATTACTGCCAGGATAAAAGAGAGGGAGAAAGAACTGAATTATCTCCGCGATGCAATCAACAAGTATCTGGTGAAGATCATCAGGCAGAATATCAGTTCTGCTGAGATCCAGGAAGCTTATGAAATGATGTATGCCGTGGATGAATTCGAACAGATCGGGGATGTTATTTCGGTGAACCTGGTTGACAAAGCTGAAAAGTGGTGTAATAACAATTATCATTTCAGTGAAGCTGGCCGCCTTGAGATCCTTGATTTTCACCAGAAAACAATGAAGCTGCTATACCAGGCCTACAGCACATTCAGTGAAAGAAATAAATCAGAAGCTGTAAGAGGGGCAAAGCGATCAAAGTCGAGTTACAGTACTTTCAGGAAGGAGTATTTTGAGCTCGAAAAACAGCATTATAACCGGCTGAAAATGGAAATCGAAGAATCGGTTGAAAGCAGCCGCACTCATATGGAAATCATTGGTTCTCTGAAAGTAATCGGGAGCCATGCCACCAACATAGCCAGGATCATTTTAAAAGAAAATCATGATACAGGTCAATCCCCAGATAGAACCCAGCTGGAAGGAAGTGCTGAACGATGA
- the ung gene encoding uracil-DNA glycosylase, which translates to MIQVNPQIEPSWKEVLNDEFGKSYFAGLKEFLLEEREKYTVFPPGGLIFNAFRLTSFDNVKVVIIGQDPYHGAGQAHGLCFSVPPGIPAPPSLVNIFKEIEKDLGIPVPNHGCLENWAKQGVLLLNATLTVRANQPGSHQRRGWENFTNSVIQRLSEKRVGLVFLLWGKFAQEKEALIDTNKHYILKAAHPSPYSAYNGFFGCRHFSKTNEILRKHGIDEINWKT; encoded by the coding sequence ATGATACAGGTCAATCCCCAGATAGAACCCAGCTGGAAGGAAGTGCTGAACGATGAATTCGGGAAATCGTATTTCGCCGGATTAAAAGAATTCCTGCTGGAAGAACGAGAAAAATATACCGTTTTTCCGCCGGGGGGATTAATTTTTAATGCGTTTAGGCTGACATCGTTTGATAATGTAAAAGTTGTTATTATCGGGCAGGACCCGTATCACGGAGCCGGGCAGGCACACGGACTTTGTTTTTCGGTTCCCCCGGGAATTCCGGCTCCACCGTCGCTTGTCAATATTTTTAAAGAAATTGAAAAGGACCTGGGAATACCTGTACCTAATCATGGATGTCTTGAAAACTGGGCGAAACAGGGTGTACTGTTGCTCAATGCCACGCTTACTGTAAGGGCCAACCAACCGGGTTCACATCAGCGAAGGGGATGGGAGAATTTTACCAATTCAGTCATACAAAGATTGTCGGAGAAAAGAGTCGGACTTGTGTTTCTTTTGTGGGGAAAATTTGCGCAGGAAAAGGAAGCGCTTATTGATACCAATAAACATTATATTCTGAAAGCCGCACATCCGTCGCCCTATTCTGCCTATAACGGATTCTTCGGGTGCAGGCATTTTTCAAAAACCAATGAAATATTGAGAAAACACGGTATTGATGAAATAAATTGGAAAACTTAA